The stretch of DNA GCACCCGCACAGCAGCTTTATGCAGACAATAGATGGCCTTCTTTCTTCAAACTATGATACAGATAGATGATGTTTTAATCAGTGATAGCGTAGTTACCACGCACTTCCTTTGCGACCTGAAAAAGTGCAAAGGAGCCTGCTGCGTAGAAGGAGAAAGTGGCGCCCCGCTGGAAGATGGCGAACTGGATATATTGAAAAAAATTTACCCGAAAGTCAGCAGGTTCATTACCCCTGAAGGAAGGGAAACCATTAAAGAAAAAGGGCTGTATGTCAAAGACTCCAAAGGCAAATGGAAAACGCCTCTGATGTCAGATGGGGCTTGTGCCTATGTGTGTTATGAAAATGGTATTGCCACCTGCGGTATCCAGAAAGCGTGGGAAGCCAAATACATAAGTTTTATAAAACCGATATCCTGTCATTTATATCCTATACGGGTAAGCCGCTCCCGGCTCGGAAAAGAACACGTCAACTACGAAGAATGGGAAATCTGCAATCCTGCCTGCCTGCTGGGGAAGTCCGTACAAATGCCGGTTTACCGGTTTGTCAAAGATGCCATTATCCGGAAATGGGGAAAATCCTTTTACAAGGCGCTGGACCATGCAGCTGCATCGCTGCTAAAAAACACTCCGTAATATTTCAAAGCTGCTGAAGTGCCTTGGCTGCGCTTCCGTGTATTCCACTTTTTCCACTCTTGCCAATGGAGGTCCCTGTCTGCACCAGGCAGTAAACTGATCCAGTTGCTCTGCAGTGCCCTCAGCTTCAATATACACAGAGCCATCGGCTTCATTGCGAACAAAACCTGTGATACCCAGCTCCAGCGCCTTCTTCCGTGCAGAATCCCGATACCATACCCCCTGCACTTTACCTGTAACACGGATATTGCGATGCTTTACATTTATCATAACTTCGGCTACGAATATTTTGCCCTTAAAATTAACTATGGAAAAGCGGGTTGATTTTTTGGTAGTAGGCTCCGGCATTGCCGGTCTGTCCTACGCATTGAAGGTTGCTGAAAAATTTCCTGACCGCAAGGTTCTCATTCTCACCAAGGCAAGTGAAGACGAAAGCAACACCAAATATGCCCAGGGAGGTGTAGCTGCAGTGGTGGATTTTGAAAAAGACAGTTTTCAAAAACACATTGACGACACGCTGGATGCCGGTGATGGTTTATGCAACCCTGAGGTAGTGGAATTTTGCGTGAAAGAGGCCCCTGACAGAATCCGGGAGATGATACAATGGGGTACCCACTTTGATCAAAAAGAATCCGGTGAATTTGATTTAGGAAAAGAAGGCGGCCATACTGCGCATCGGGTGCTGCATCACAAAGACATCACCGGAAAGGAAATTGAACGTGCCTTGCTCCACAGAATTCATCAGATGCCCAATATTGAGGTCAACACGCATCACTTTGTCATTGACCTCATCACCCAACATCACCTCGGACGGATAGTTACCCGGGTTACTAGAGACATTACCTGCTTTGGTGTGTATGTGCTTAACACGCAAACCAATCAGA from Chitinophagales bacterium encodes:
- a CDS encoding acylphosphatase, encoding MINVKHRNIRVTGKVQGVWYRDSARKKALELGITGFVRNEADGSVYIEAEGTAEQLDQFTAWCRQGPPLARVEKVEYTEAQPRHFSSFEILRSVF